Part of the Citrus sinensis cultivar Valencia sweet orange chromosome 2, DVS_A1.0, whole genome shotgun sequence genome, CCCTGGCCGGCCTCAGCCATATATCTCTCCACTCCAGCCTCCAGCTTGCTCATGTCCAGCTCGGGATATTCTTCCTTAAGCACAGACATGAAGCACTTATAGGAGAAAGCAACCCCAGAATCATACTCGGCATCCAGCCGATCGTCCACATCAGCGGATTTGCCTTTCTCCTCAGCCAGCTGCTCGCTCAGAGACTTGATTTCTCCCTCAATGGCGGTCCTCAAAGTATCTCTCTCACTTTGAGTAGCCTAAAGATCAGATTTTAGGTCACCCAACTCACCCCCAAGTTTAGAAGTGGTGGATTCAgcaacaacaactttctcctCCAGGTCTGTGATCTGCTTGTTCAACTCCGCCAACTTCTCTTTCGAGCGATCAGCAGATTCGgccttcttcttcaactcctGGTTGTCCGCTTGAAGCCTTCTCTCAAGGCGCGTGGACCCATTCTTGTAACACGAAACCAAGGTGGCCAGCCTAAAGGAGACCTTTTGAACAGAACCAGCCAGCTCGGAGAGGTCCATGCTCTCGATGTCCTTCACCATCTTGGGCCCCACCGATTTTCTGTAATCCTTTTGATACGGACTCAGGTGGTCACCTTGATCCTGGGATGGAAGAGGAGAGGATCGGTCCCCAGACTGGATGCTGACCTCAGGACTCTTGTCGGAAGCTTTCTCCCCACCACTCCTACGAGGTGGAGGAGGGGGCAGAGCAGGAACATGCGCCTTAGAAGGACCGACGTTGGTTTTCTTTGGAGGAGGGGGAGGGTTGCTGGAGCTGCTTGAAGCCCGACCACGCTTTCTGCTCATCGCGCTAAGGATCTTGTTATCCATTCCAGGAGCTATGTCCACTAGACCCGAACCGACCAGGTTTGTTGGTGACATGAGGTCTTGGCAGGTAGTCGCGTTCACCAGAGCAGTTTCCACTTGAAGCAAAGGTCGGTCTTCAAGCCCCTCAATCAAACCCCACGACTTTGAAATAGCAAAAAAGGTTAAAGAACCCAATAAGTGACAATTTGATTAAGAACATAGGCAAAAATGAACGACCTAGGGTGACAAAATGTGTTGGAAGATAAATATCCCCACCAAGCGACCGAACTGCTGGACACCAGTTTCCTccagcaaagaagaatttattCTTCCAATTTTTACATGAAGAAGGAAACCCAGTGATCAGTTTCCTCTTTGCAGAACTGGGCATAAAGTAGTACCAGCCCGCTTCCCTTGGGCTACTCCGCAGCTGGTACAGGTGCTTCACTTCAACAAGGGAAGGCTCCCCTAACCCGCATCTCTCCTACAATACAAACATCCCCGAGAGAACCCTCCACCCGTTTGGGTGTAGCTGACCTAGGGCCAGGTGCATACCGCCCAGTATCTTCGCAAAATAACTTTGAAGGGGCAGCCGAGCTCCTAATTTGAAACTTTCTAGGTGCATCGTCATATACCCTTTCGGAGGCCGACTAAGGACGTCACCTTTTCCAGGAGCTACCAGGAGAACCTCATTGGGAATGTTGTAGAGGTTCCTAAGTTTAAATAGATCAGTGTGGGTGGTGGCACAAGTTATGAAATCAATAGGGTAGGAATCCGCCTCCACCCTATGGCCGAGATTCCTTTTCTTAGCAGGTCCGCTCGGTTCAGAGCTACTCCCCTCACCATCACCAACTCCCTCAGGGTCCCCAACCCCACCAAAGCTGTGGTTCTCACCAGAGCCCGACGCGGGTCCACCTCTATTCCCTACAAGCTCTAGTTCGGGGGTGGGAGAAACAGCCAAGGAGCGTGGGTACTCAAGGGTAGCCCTACCATAGGAGGGCCCTACACTACTAGAGGGACGTAAAAAGTCAGTGGGTATCGACAAGTTAAGGTCTGAATCCCTCGTTTCTTCGTCACTCTCATCGGCAATCAATTTCCTTTTCTGATTTGACATATCGGAGCCCCAAAAGGAAACCAAAACAAATCCAAGTATACGAATACAAAAAGGGGCAACACAGAACccaatcaacaacaaccaaacAAGAAGTTAAAGGCTATACCTGGAATAGACTGGCACTGATAATGTCGCTGTGATGGAGGAAAGACCCCGCAAACGGAAGTCCTAGACGCAGAGAGTATGAACGAAGTTCGTAGGAGTTGCCTCACAACAGAGAAGCGAATAGAACAAAGCGACGATGATTTAAGTCTAGGAATTTGAAacgaaaaggaaaatgaaagcatTTAAGTGATAGGGATGCCAGCTCACTCACCGAATATCGAGGACAGATAGCCCgtcatttcaaatttcaaatgtgAAGAGTCTGGAAAGGCCACGTCACTAACCGTTACAAGAGGCCAAGCTAGATGCAAGCCCATATAGGCAATGGACACGCTTATTCAAGCCCATGCTCAGGTCGGGATCTCCCCAGAATAAGGATGGTATCTCAGGTCCGTCCCAGTAAACAGGAGATCAGATGTGAAGCTCCCCAGGTTGGTCAGATTTGGCTATCAGTTTCTACCATTGACTCATTTCACTCACaagaccagaaactgggggactggtgttaagtaaataaaagcacCAGGTCGGCCATGCTACTATCCACGCAGGCGTGGATCACCTCAGCCAAAGTAGTACGAGCAAAACACGGGGGCAAACATGAACCAACCAGAGACGAATACCGATCAGAATCATATACCGACCCGGCACTCATCCCCCAGGAAAGCGGGTACACGATCCCACAGAATCGCGGTAGTTACGCTTTTCCCAGAATGGATCGAAGGACACGcgagatcccacgtttgcccacaatGTAACAGTTAGAGCCACATGAGGGGCTGCCACCACCCGAAAAAGGAGGGATAAAGGGTAAACGGAAAACGTGGGACAAAGGGCGGCTAtaaaagagggagaaattgaTGAAGAGGaggacaaaaaaattgaaagagggaaaacgctgccaaattACAATCAGTCCTTTTTCTTACAAACTTCGAATAAGTCAGAAACCATTCTTGAATCCAAATTGCactgttttcccgtaaacaccttgtgctaacttaggcatcagAGGGTTTAtgccggcaaaaccaccggcgtctctgatccgttTTTGGTGAACGCAGGTTTAGTAAGAGAAAGGAGGGCGATTCCAACCCCAGTGGTTCGAGCAACAGTTGATAACACAAATGTTGGTGAAGGAATCTGGTCGATCAATAAGGCGAGCAGATTTAAGCATCAACATTAGGGTTCACGGGTGGACGCAGAAAGCGCTGGTAGGAACTTTCATGGGTGGGCTAAAATCAGAAATTTCAGAGGACATTCACATATTTAAACCGCAGACATTAAATGAGGCAATTAGCCTGGCGCGCATGAAAGATGATCAACTATCGAGACAAAAGAAGTTGTTGCGACCTCAAATTATCAGCCCTAGTTTCCTTAATAGTGCCATTCAAAAGGTTGTCTTGGGAATAGATGCAATGACATCGTGCACATGGGCTATGTTTCAACTGCACTGAGAAATTCATGGTTGGGCACAAATGTTCAAGGGCTCAACTTTTGATCCTGGAGAGTGAAACCAATTCCGATGATGCCATCTATGAGGAAGTCACATAAGAGGTACAACGAAGCATAGAAACAGGAGAAACCATATACCCCAAGATCACTTTGTACGCGTTGACGGGATGAGTAGCGCCTCAGACCATGTGTGTATTGGCGAAAATTGGGCCGCATGAGATTGTTGTCCTAATCGACAGTGGGTCGACGCATAATTTCATTAGTACAAGATTGGCCAACATGCTTCAATTACCAATCAAGCCCACATCGGCATTTTTAGTCCGGATTTCAAATAGAGAAAAATTGACATGtcaagaaaaatttgaaaaagtacaagttttaatttaagatGTTCTTTTTTCACTTACTGTCTACTCACTGCCAATAACATGATTAGACATGGTACTCGGCATCCAATGGCTCGAGATGTTGGGATCCGTCATGTGCAATTGGAAATCCTTCACCATGGATTTTaattggaaaaatgaaaagagacGCTTACAAGGGCTTGGGCTTCAATCATTACAATCGGCTTCTTTAAATGAAATCACAAAGGAGATACGACAAGGCCATGAGGTTTTTGCAATTTGCCTACACATGAATATGGAGGAGTCTTGGAGCACGACACCACCGGATATGCAAAAGCTATTAAGAGAGTACATTGAACTATTCTAGGAACCAACATAGTTGCACCCTATACGCGACATTGGCCATTGTATCACACTTAAAGAGGGAACTGAACCTGTCAATGTAAGGCCATACCGTTACGCTTATTTCCAAAAGGccaagataaaaaaacaagCATATGAGATGTTGAGCTCGGGGTTGATAAGGCCTAATACTAGCCCATTCTCTTCTCTCGTGTTGTCGGTCAAGAAGAAAGACGGTAGTTGGAGGTTCCGTATTGACTATCATTCCCTCAAAGAAGTCACGGTCAAAGATCAGTTTCCCACACCCACGGTAGAGGACATGCTCGATGAACTACATGGTGCCGCCTATTTTACCAAGCTGGACCTAGGGCCGGGTATAATCAAGTACGGATAAATCCCCCTGATATTCATAAAATAGCCTTTCGTACACACAATGgacattataaatatttggtGATGTCGTTTGGGTTGTGCAACGCGCCATCAACATTCCAAGCTATATTGAATTCCATTTTTTCGGCCCcacctcaagaaattaatacTTTTTTAATGATATACTAATTTATAGCCCTACATGGAGTTGCCATCTTGAGCATGTCAAATAGGCCTTGGAAATTCTCAAACAGCagaagtttttttattaaggggAGCAAGTGCAATTTCGGGGTAACAAGAACTGGAATACTTGGATCACATAGTTACTTGCCGTGGCGTAAAAGtagatgaaaagaaaattttggcCATGGTGTCTTAGCCTCAACTGCAAAATATCTCGGAGCTAAGGGGATTCCTGGGCTTAATTGGGTACTATCGTAAATTTGTGCGTGGATATGGCTTGTTGGCTCGACCTCTTACAGACCTCCTCAGCAGGGGCGGAGGCCATATAAGGCCAAAGGGTGCCATGGCCCCCCCaggattttaaaatattttgagatttttaaataaaatatgaataatttatgTGAAATGTCCACACTGGCCCTTgtacaattaatatataaggttgataaattagataatattgtaattttataagcccaaaagcaaaataattaaaacaattaaatcaatccCAAAAACACTTTATGCAGTCCGAAAGCCCACTTAAGTCACTAACAATGgcatcaaaataattaaaacaaaaaagaaaaaagaaacctgCCGCAAAACCCCGAACATCAGCCAACAAATTGCAATCACGAATAACATATCCCAAAAATCACCTGCAACTCAATCGAAATCCCTAAATTTCCCTGTAGCAAACATGAGAAagccataaaaaattaatcaatacttcaaaagaaaaaatgcagAAGCCAATACCAAATCTCCAAATACTGAAAATTCACAAGTCTCATTTACCAATTCaccaaattttagaaatcCACCTTTAAAATCTCCAAGAATTTAGACAAATCCAGTTAATACTCAACTTTTGGAGCGTGATCCAGGGTTGCGTCCACAAATATGGGTTTATGATGTTAATCAACGGGATCAAATTCGCAGATCATACATAATGGTTGGTCCATATCAACCAAGACTTTCAGAGTATCCCAAATCTGGACCAGAAAAGCACCTTCGTCGTTTTCAATCTTCATGGTTCGATTCTTTTCCTTCTTGGTTGGAATATTCACTTATAAAAGATGCTGCTTTTTGTCTACCATGTTATCTCTTCAATACACCATCTGTACATCCAAAATGTAATGCTTATACTGTTAATGGGTTTAATGTCTGGAGAAAGGTTAAAGATGGGAAAAATTATGCCTTCCTTAATCATGTGGGAAAGGATCCGAATTCAACTCATAAAAATGCTGAAAAATCATGTGAGGATTTGATGAGGCAATCTCAGCATCTGCCACAGGTATTTAATCGTTATTCCTctcaagaaattgaaaataatagacTACGGTTAAAAACTACTGTTGAAGCAATTAGATACTTAGCTTTTCAAGGTTGTTCTTTTAGAGGCCATGATGAGAgcaaaaaatcattaaatcgtGGAAATTTTTTGCAATTACTTAAAGCATTTGCCTCTAATAATGAAAAGATTGCAAAAGTTATACTTGATAAGCTCCAAAATATGCCTCCTATATATCAccaaatattcaaaaagaaattttacatGTCTTTTTCATGAAAGTGAAAAAGGCAATTCGTGAAGAAATAGGAGATGCAAAGTTTTGTTTAATTGTAGATGAATCACGCGATGAATCGAAGAAAGAACAGATGGCTGTAGTTTTTAGATTTGTTGACAAAGATGGTTTTGTACGAGAACCTTTTTTTAGACTTGTTCATGTCTCTAACACTTCTGCAATGACCTTGAAAGATGGGATATACTCTTTATTGtctcataataatttaaatattcaaaatattcgAGGGCAAGGATATGATGGTGCAAGTAAAATGCGGGGTGAGTGGAATGGTTTACAagctttaattttgaaagattgTCCATATGCTTACTACATTCATTGTTTGGCCCATCGACTACAATTGGCTTTAGTTGCAGTATCTCATGAGATTGTTCATAttcatcatttctttattaaactGACTTCTGTTGTGAATATTGTTGGTGCTTCTTGTAAGCGCAATGAAGAATTGAAACGTGCTCAAGCTGCTGACATTGAGTACATGATTTCCATTGATGAGCTTGAGAGTAGGAGAGGGCTTAATCAAATTGGCACTTTACAAAGACCTTTGGATGCTTGGTGGAGTTCTCACTTCAGATCAGTCtccaatttaataaaattgttcaGTGCAACATGTTCTGTTCTACTTAATATCATTGAAGATGGCATTAATGCTTTCCAACGAGGAGATGCTGATGCTGCATATAAGGCAATGACTACTTTTGAGTTTGTCTTTATCTTGAACCTTATGAAAGCAATTATGGCAATCACTGATATACTTTGCCAAGCTTTGCAATCTAAATCTCAAGATATTTTACATGCTATGCATCTTGTTTCATCAACTAAAGCACTTATGCAGAAATTTAGAGATGATGGGTGGATTACTTTGCttaatcaagtgaaatcattTTGTAAGGCAAGAAATATAGATATTCCAGAAATGAATGCTCATTGTGTTGCAAGACAAGGTAGAGCCCGACGTTAAGAAGATAACTTTACTGTTGCTGAACATTATAgggtaaatttgttttatgctGTTATAGATTGCCAATTACAAGAGTTAAGTAGTCGATTTAATGAACATGCAGTGTTGTTGCTTATACTTAGTTCAGCACTTGATCCTCATGAATGTAAGGAGTCATTTAGAATTGGTGGTGATTGTCAATTGGCTGACAAGT contains:
- the LOC107175622 gene encoding uncharacterized protein LOC107175622, translating into MSNQKRKLIADESDEETRDSDLNLSIPTDFLRPSSSVGPSYGRATLEYPRSLAVSPTPELELVGNRGGPASGSGENHSFGGVGDPEGVGDGEGSSSEPSGPAKKRNLGHRVEADSYPIDFITCATTHTDLFKLRNLYNIPNEVLLVAPGKGDVLSRPPKGSATPKRVEGSLGDVCIVGEMRSWGLIEGLEDRPLLQVETALVNATTCQDLMSPTNLVGSGLVDIAPGMDNKILSAMSRKRGRASSSSSNPPPPPKKTNVGPSKAHVPALPPPPPRRSGGEKASDKSPEVSIQSGDRSSPLPSQDQGDHLSPYQKDYRKSVGPKMVKDIESMDLSELAGSVQKVSFRLATLVSCYKNGSTRLERRLQADNQELKKKAESADRSKEKLAELNKQITDLEEKATQSERDTLRTAIEGEIKSLSEQLAEEKGKSADVDDRLDAEYDSGVAFSYKCFMSVLKEEYPELDMSKLEAGVERYMAEAGQGDKGQGEQDQVEAPLDRVQEGEAGGRTFEVGQGSVPPPPGIPDLPPPQIADPLPSETVDPSAAGTADSPNL